A window of Thiovulum sp. ES genomic DNA:
TATCTACAAAGATAACGAAATCACAGTTAGACCAAAAAAAGCTTAATTTAAAACTCATTTAGCGGGATTTTTTCCCGCCAACAAAATTATACTTTTGAAAGAGAATCTGCAAGAGTATTTTTATCTCTTCTTATCCAAGAAATTGAAAAATTCCCCTTCTTAAATCTATCTTTTGCAATCTCTGAAAATGGTTTTAGATTTTCTGCTTTTACTTTCCATCGTCCAGAAACCTGCTCAACAACAAGTTTTGAGTCTCCAAAAATTTCCATTTTTTCAACTCCATTTTTAAGTGCCGTTTCTAAAAGAAGAATAAGGGCAAAATATTCAGCTTCATTATTTGTTCCTGTGCCAATAACTTCTCCCCGTTGATATATGACCTCATCGCTACTATTTAAAATTGCAAAACCAACTCCAATTTTTCCAGGATTTCCAGAGGAAGCTCCATCAAAATATCCAAAATACTTTTCTGTTTTTGAAAATTTATCCACTTGTTCAATTTCTAAATTTTGTAATTTGCTATTTCTTCTGTAAAAATCACTCAGTTTTTCTGCTAAAATCATTCTAATTCCCCATATTTTTCTATCAATTTTTTTGACGAATTGAGTTTAACACAACAAGCAGACTTGAAACACTCATAGAGATTGAAGCAACAAGCGGAATTACATATCCAGCCATCGCAACAGGAATTGTAATCGAATTATAAATCAAAGAAATTCCTAAGTTTTGTTTTATGAGTCCGAAAGTCTTTCTTGAAATCTTAAAACTTTCGTAAAGTGAAGAGATTCCACTATTTTGCAAAACAACATCTCCAACTTCCATTGCAATATCTGTTCCGCTTCCCATTGAAATCCCGACATTTGCTTTTGAGAGTGCCAATGTGTCATTGACTCCATCACCGACCATAACAACATTTTTGCCCTCTCTCTGTTTTGTTTCAATAAAATCTAATTTATCCTCTGGTCTAAAGTCATATTCCCAATTTGCGATTTCAAGAATTCCCGCGACTTTTCGCACAGCATCTTTATTATCTCCACTCAAAATCTGAACTTCGACACCCATTTTTTGAATTTTTTCAATCGTCTCTTTTGCACCATCACGAATTTTGTCTTCAAGTTCAAAAAGTGCAACTACCTCTTTTTCGATTGCAAACCAGAGATGACTTTTTTCACTAATTTCTGGAGAGTAGATTTCATTTTCTCGGAGAAAAAGCCCACTACCTGCAAAAATCTTTTTTCCGTCAAATTCTGCTTCTAAACCTTTTGCGGGATGGATTTTTAGATTTTTGATTTCGACTTTTGTTGGA
This region includes:
- a CDS encoding ribonuclease HI (PFAM: RNase H), with protein sequence MILAEKLSDFYRRNSKLQNLEIEQVDKFSKTEKYFGYFDGASSGNPGKIGVGFAILNSSDEVIYQRGEVIGTGTNNEAEYFALILLLETALKNGVEKMEIFGDSKLVVEQVSGRWKVKAENLKPFSEIAKDRFKKGNFSISWIRRDKNTLADSLSKV